A single Mangrovimonas sp. YM274 DNA region contains:
- a CDS encoding T9SS type B sorting domain-containing protein produces the protein MCFSQLSDFNLSVTATDETCSGNGTIEMTVSNLTDGASIIYNLYLLPDTAAPIAQTTDNSFNGLEAGDYVVEAIQVLGSEENSQQQNVTIENLFSELDFELSGSTNCETLGSITVNVTSGNAESYEIFSGPVTVAPQASNTFTNLPMGSYLVRVYDACGNALAKTYSLFPLNNNLNISSTTLPTVYDSCDEVLVTSILTAEENFPLIYPLTITYTVTPSSGTPLETYTQTVTEGALEEIEISSLVTLYDDLPFEVSIVVEDTCGNQFTTEELLDPAPTILLSDIINEVCGAYIKLFVNGFMPPYEVTFDEYPADFDPVASNSNYPGPFSENSINFGDVDMSVPIGNYTITLTDACDRTATASITVEDLNEDPEPPIVNPGNNACNPLTGELSISISDKDVVSVVFTSAPDTFEFELPYDASEFITGGIYNNYDLPVGDYIILVTDNCGYEHYVEVTIPEFVQMDIFSISTASCTSGSGTLRISSPYGFLSSLTITSAPTDFSETLPYDYSSAITSGGVFYVDSLPSGIYTFEAIDECGYEFTGSALVESYFANPDAYILEKNCGSFDVGINDTDESVTNRSWWFQKYFPESNAWGHPYSGVTYTEGDIPNDTNAIEIENESMIYNIFLVGEFRIIKVFQSYNNLDPNYFCMDLLTPFTITSELVISDVFDLNCGNMGSTNDVYFDVLGVEPFNFSITSPYVYDNGTSNIFYDLDPGIYEFKIEDACGSIKNTTINLENLAPLARANTPDNMVECMDDSSSNASFDLSTQNGQILGGQNPDDYTVTYHLSQSDAETGDNPLPNLYTNTSNPQIIYARVAHNTLDFCPATTSFEITVGTVPQLSPDDTISICEGGSVLLTADPGYSGYEWSTGDTTNAIAVTESGTYTVSVKNVYDNFYCEAIKTFTVVSSSIATIETIETTDWSSTDNSITVYVSGIGDYQYSLDGINYQDSSTFTNLEPGAYTVYVMDLNGCGVVSEEAFLLNYPKFFTPNGDGHNDLWRINFAANEPKIEIIIFDRFGKILTSLSAQDYGWDGTYNGHNMPSSDYWFVVNRADGTTHRGHFTLKR, from the coding sequence ATGTGCTTTTCTCAGTTATCAGATTTTAACTTATCCGTTACCGCTACCGATGAAACTTGTTCTGGGAATGGGACCATAGAAATGACCGTTTCCAATCTTACGGATGGAGCTTCGATAATATATAACTTGTATTTACTACCGGACACAGCAGCCCCCATTGCCCAAACTACAGATAATAGTTTTAATGGTCTGGAAGCCGGCGACTATGTAGTTGAAGCCATACAGGTTTTAGGTTCGGAGGAAAACTCACAGCAGCAAAATGTCACTATAGAAAATCTTTTTTCTGAATTGGATTTTGAACTTTCCGGCTCCACCAATTGCGAGACATTGGGCTCCATAACAGTAAACGTCACATCTGGAAATGCCGAGTCCTATGAAATTTTCTCAGGTCCCGTAACCGTAGCGCCACAGGCAAGCAACACTTTTACAAATCTCCCTATGGGTTCTTATTTAGTAAGGGTTTATGATGCTTGCGGCAATGCGCTTGCCAAAACCTACAGCTTGTTCCCTCTAAATAACAATCTAAATATCTCATCCACAACGCTCCCTACAGTTTATGACTCTTGCGATGAAGTATTGGTGACCTCTATTTTAACCGCGGAAGAAAACTTTCCACTTATTTACCCGTTAACCATTACTTATACAGTGACCCCATCGTCAGGAACACCTTTAGAAACGTACACCCAAACGGTTACTGAAGGTGCCCTTGAAGAAATTGAAATAAGCAGCCTTGTAACTTTGTACGATGATTTACCCTTTGAGGTTAGCATTGTTGTAGAAGACACTTGTGGCAACCAGTTTACAACCGAGGAGCTTCTGGATCCGGCTCCTACAATCCTCTTGAGTGACATTATAAATGAGGTTTGTGGGGCATACATCAAACTCTTTGTAAACGGATTCATGCCTCCTTACGAAGTTACTTTTGATGAATATCCAGCCGATTTTGATCCTGTTGCATCCAACAGCAACTATCCTGGACCATTTTCGGAAAACTCAATCAATTTTGGAGACGTAGACATGTCCGTTCCCATCGGAAACTACACCATCACTTTAACCGATGCTTGTGACAGAACTGCAACTGCAAGTATTACTGTTGAAGACCTTAATGAAGATCCTGAACCACCTATTGTAAATCCAGGGAACAATGCTTGCAACCCGCTAACCGGGGAATTGAGTATTTCTATTTCCGACAAAGATGTTGTTAGTGTTGTATTTACGTCTGCTCCAGATACGTTTGAGTTTGAACTGCCCTATGACGCCTCTGAATTTATCACTGGTGGTATATATAACAACTATGATTTACCCGTAGGTGATTATATCATTTTAGTTACCGACAACTGTGGCTATGAGCATTATGTTGAAGTAACCATACCTGAATTTGTTCAAATGGATATTTTTAGCATTAGTACAGCAAGCTGTACCTCGGGTTCGGGAACCCTAAGAATTTCTTCTCCTTATGGTTTCTTATCCTCCCTCACCATCACCTCTGCTCCAACAGACTTTTCGGAGACCTTGCCTTACGATTACAGTTCAGCCATTACCTCTGGAGGTGTTTTTTATGTTGACTCTCTTCCATCTGGAATTTACACTTTTGAAGCCATCGACGAATGTGGATATGAATTTACAGGAAGTGCCTTGGTTGAATCTTATTTCGCAAATCCAGACGCCTATATATTAGAAAAAAACTGTGGTTCGTTTGATGTGGGCATCAACGACACTGATGAAAGTGTCACTAACAGAAGCTGGTGGTTCCAAAAATACTTCCCAGAAAGCAACGCATGGGGGCATCCATATTCTGGGGTTACCTACACCGAAGGAGACATCCCTAATGACACTAATGCCATTGAAATAGAAAACGAATCGATGATTTACAATATTTTTCTTGTTGGTGAATTCAGAATTATCAAGGTATTTCAGTCATACAACAATTTAGACCCCAATTACTTTTGCATGGATCTTTTAACACCCTTTACCATCACTTCTGAGTTGGTCATTTCGGACGTTTTCGACCTCAACTGTGGGAATATGGGAAGCACCAACGATGTGTATTTTGATGTCTTGGGTGTAGAGCCTTTTAATTTCAGTATTACATCGCCATATGTTTATGACAATGGCACCAGCAATATTTTTTACGACTTGGATCCTGGCATCTATGAGTTTAAAATTGAAGATGCCTGTGGAAGTATCAAAAACACGACCATCAACCTCGAAAATTTAGCACCTTTGGCAAGAGCCAACACCCCAGACAATATGGTGGAGTGTATGGACGACAGTTCCAGCAATGCGTCTTTCGATCTAAGTACACAAAATGGACAAATATTAGGAGGACAAAATCCAGACGATTATACGGTAACTTATCATTTAAGCCAATCTGATGCCGAGACAGGAGACAACCCCCTTCCCAATTTATACACCAATACAAGTAATCCACAGATTATCTATGCTAGGGTTGCCCACAACACATTGGATTTTTGTCCGGCAACCACCTCATTTGAAATTACCGTTGGAACTGTCCCCCAACTAAGTCCAGACGACACCATATCCATTTGCGAAGGCGGCTCAGTATTATTGACGGCAGACCCAGGATATTCTGGCTACGAATGGTCAACAGGCGACACTACCAACGCAATTGCAGTGACCGAGAGCGGCACCTATACTGTTAGCGTTAAAAATGTTTATGACAACTTTTATTGCGAAGCCATAAAAACCTTTACGGTAGTGTCTTCTAGCATCGCCACCATAGAAACTATTGAAACTACCGATTGGTCCAGTACCGATAATTCCATTACAGTTTATGTTAGTGGCATTGGAGATTATCAATATTCTCTTGATGGCATCAACTATCAAGACAGCAGTACTTTTACAAATTTGGAACCTGGAGCTTATACAGTTTATGTAATGGATCTTAATGGCTGTGGTGTTGTGAGTGAAGAAGCATTTCTTTTGAATTATCCCAAGTTTTTCACCCCAAATGGTGATGGACACAATGATCTATGGCGCATTAATTTTGCTGCTAACGAACCAAAAATAGAAATCATCATCTTTGATCGCTTTGGAAAAATACTCACTTCCTTAAGTGCTCAAGATTATGGCTGGGATGGCACTTATAATGGGCACAATATGCCTTCAAGTGATTATTGGTTTGTGGTTAACAGAGCCGATGGCACCACCCACCGAGGTCATTTTACCTTAAAAAGGTAA
- a CDS encoding alpha-amylase family glycosyl hydrolase produces the protein MKRFLCILGLSIFMMNCQEKKVETLTAKPEAPFVWEGANVYFMLTDRFKNGDTSNDVNFDRDNITGFLRGFEGGDLKGVIQKIEDGYFTDLGINAIWMTPIVEQIHGSTNEGTGRTYGFHGYWTKDWSALDPNFGTKEDLHQLVKVAHEHGIRILLDAVINHTGPVTEKDPVWPDTWVRTNPQCSYKDYESTVECTLVANLPDIRTESNDDVELPPQLVEKWKAEGRYEEEVAELDAFFERTGHPRAPRFYIMKWLTDYITEFGIDGYRVDTVKHTEPYVWQEFKKECDYAFAEWRNNHPEKVLDDNEFYLIGEVYNYGISGGKYFDFGDQKVNYFDEAFNSLINFEAKWNAKQMDYESMFKKYSDSLNSALKGYSVLNYMSSHDDGQPFDPKREKPFETANRLLLCPGGSQVYYGDELARPLVIAGATGDATLRSFMNWEDVQSNSKTSAVLAHWQKLGQFRRNHPAVGAGTHQMLSKEPYVFSRTYSKNGFTDEVVIGIYLGKGSKEVNVSNIFAEGEILYDFYSNQEVTVVSGKVTVDSNFDTVLLERQ, from the coding sequence ATGAAACGCTTTCTATGTATCTTAGGGTTATCAATTTTTATGATGAATTGTCAAGAGAAAAAAGTTGAGACATTAACTGCAAAGCCTGAAGCTCCATTTGTATGGGAAGGTGCCAACGTGTATTTCATGTTGACCGATCGCTTTAAGAATGGCGATACGTCTAACGATGTTAATTTTGATCGGGACAATATCACCGGTTTTCTTCGCGGGTTCGAAGGAGGCGATTTAAAAGGTGTTATACAGAAAATTGAAGACGGTTATTTTACAGATTTGGGTATTAATGCTATTTGGATGACCCCCATCGTAGAACAGATACATGGCAGTACTAATGAAGGTACCGGAAGGACTTATGGTTTCCATGGCTATTGGACCAAAGATTGGTCGGCATTGGACCCTAATTTTGGAACGAAAGAGGATTTGCACCAATTGGTAAAGGTGGCTCACGAACATGGTATTCGTATCTTGTTAGATGCGGTTATCAACCATACTGGACCGGTTACGGAAAAGGACCCAGTTTGGCCTGATACTTGGGTGCGAACCAATCCGCAATGTTCCTATAAAGATTACGAGTCTACTGTAGAATGTACCTTGGTGGCCAATCTTCCCGATATTAGAACCGAAAGTAATGACGATGTTGAGTTGCCTCCACAACTGGTGGAAAAATGGAAGGCCGAAGGACGTTATGAAGAAGAAGTTGCCGAGTTGGATGCCTTTTTTGAAAGAACGGGTCATCCAAGAGCGCCAAGGTTTTATATCATGAAATGGCTCACTGATTACATCACCGAATTCGGGATAGATGGCTATAGGGTGGATACGGTAAAACATACTGAGCCTTATGTGTGGCAAGAATTTAAAAAAGAATGCGATTATGCCTTTGCGGAATGGAGAAATAACCATCCAGAAAAAGTATTGGATGATAATGAGTTCTATTTAATTGGAGAGGTGTATAATTATGGTATTAGTGGTGGAAAATACTTTGATTTTGGTGATCAAAAAGTGAACTACTTTGATGAAGCCTTTAATAGCTTAATCAATTTTGAAGCCAAATGGAATGCCAAGCAAATGGATTATGAGAGCATGTTCAAAAAGTACTCAGATAGCTTGAATTCTGCGTTGAAAGGGTATAGTGTGCTTAATTACATGAGTTCGCATGACGACGGGCAACCATTCGACCCTAAAAGGGAAAAACCGTTTGAAACTGCTAATAGGTTGCTATTGTGTCCAGGAGGGTCTCAAGTGTATTATGGAGATGAATTGGCAAGGCCTTTAGTAATTGCAGGTGCTACGGGAGATGCTACTTTAAGGTCTTTTATGAATTGGGAGGACGTACAAAGTAATTCTAAGACATCAGCTGTTTTAGCGCATTGGCAAAAGTTGGGACAATTCCGAAGAAATCATCCTGCAGTAGGAGCCGGAACCCACCAGATGCTATCCAAGGAACCTTACGTGTTTTCGCGAACCTATTCTAAAAATGGGTTTACTGATGAGGTGGTTATTGGTATCTATTTAGGGAAAGGATCTAAAGAAGTGAATGTGTCAAATATCTTTGCAGAAGGTGAAATCTTATATGATTTTTATTCAAATCAAGAGGTTACGGTTGTATCTGGAAAAGTAACTGTAGATTCCAATTTTGATACTGTGTTATTGGAAAGGCAGTAA
- a CDS encoding alpha-amylase family protein produces MTSETQPISDNTAKKEVVYQVFTRLFGNTNATNKPWGTIEENGVGKFNDFSDKALQEIKDLGVTYIWYTGVPHHDVITDYTAYGISNDDPDVVKGRAGSPYAVKDYYNVNPDLAEDVSKRLEEFEALIERTHKNGLKLIIDIVPNHVARNYQSITNPEGVESFGAKDDTSKAYSVNNNFYYIPGEAFKVPVPENNYQPLGGQPNPLADGKFDENPAKWTGNGSRLAQPNFHDWYETVKINYGVSPDGHKDFPELPEGFENKDYQAHYQFWKDKIVPDSWVKFKDIALYWLEKGVDGFRYDMAEMVPVEFWSYMNSAIKMKNPDAFLLAEVYNPDLYRAYIHKGKMDYLYDKVQLYDTLKHIMQGHGKTDNIPPIQNYLSDIEHHMLHFLENHDEQRIASPEFAGDAQKAKPAMVLSATISTSPTLIYFGQEFGEPGAEDLGFGDPSRTSIFDYGSVPTLRRWVNDKQFDGGKSTPEELELRDFYKRLLNFTISSEALMGEYEELHTYNTHHTEHYGLKQFSFARWNGNEKLIIVSNFDPYFGTEFDLKLPESLRQKWQLQGGDYILKDQLYNDFQTTLHVTDSSASARIPLKPLESFILKFQ; encoded by the coding sequence AAAAGAAGTCGTTTATCAAGTGTTTACACGACTTTTTGGCAATACGAACGCCACCAACAAGCCTTGGGGAACCATTGAAGAAAATGGTGTTGGAAAATTTAACGACTTTTCAGATAAAGCGCTTCAGGAAATTAAGGATCTAGGAGTGACCTATATTTGGTATACCGGTGTACCTCACCATGATGTCATTACCGATTATACTGCTTATGGAATTTCCAACGACGATCCCGATGTGGTGAAAGGCCGTGCCGGCTCTCCATATGCGGTGAAGGATTATTATAATGTGAATCCTGATTTGGCAGAAGACGTTTCCAAACGTTTGGAAGAATTTGAAGCCTTGATTGAGCGTACACATAAAAATGGATTAAAACTCATTATTGATATTGTGCCAAATCACGTAGCAAGAAACTATCAAAGCATCACAAATCCTGAGGGAGTAGAAAGCTTCGGAGCTAAGGATGATACTTCAAAAGCATACAGTGTTAACAATAATTTTTATTACATCCCGGGGGAAGCTTTTAAGGTGCCAGTGCCCGAAAATAATTACCAACCTTTGGGTGGACAACCAAATCCTTTGGCAGATGGTAAGTTTGATGAAAACCCGGCCAAGTGGACTGGAAATGGATCGCGTTTGGCGCAGCCCAATTTTCACGATTGGTACGAAACGGTAAAAATAAATTATGGGGTAAGTCCAGATGGACACAAGGATTTTCCTGAGTTGCCAGAAGGTTTTGAAAATAAGGATTACCAAGCGCACTATCAATTTTGGAAAGATAAAATAGTACCGGATTCTTGGGTGAAGTTTAAGGATATTGCCTTGTATTGGTTGGAAAAAGGCGTGGATGGCTTTAGATATGATATGGCAGAAATGGTTCCTGTGGAATTTTGGAGCTATATGAATTCAGCTATAAAAATGAAAAACCCAGATGCCTTTTTATTGGCAGAGGTTTACAATCCAGATTTATATAGAGCCTATATCCATAAAGGGAAAATGGACTATCTGTACGACAAGGTTCAGTTGTATGATACCTTGAAGCATATCATGCAAGGCCATGGCAAAACCGATAATATTCCGCCTATTCAAAACTATTTGTCCGACATAGAACACCATATGTTGCACTTTTTGGAAAACCACGACGAGCAACGTATTGCGAGCCCTGAATTTGCAGGAGATGCCCAAAAGGCAAAGCCGGCGATGGTGCTATCTGCAACCATCAGTACGTCACCAACCTTAATTTATTTTGGTCAGGAATTTGGAGAGCCTGGAGCTGAAGATTTAGGCTTTGGTGATCCTTCCCGAACTTCCATTTTTGATTATGGAAGTGTTCCTACATTAAGACGCTGGGTAAACGACAAACAATTTGATGGAGGCAAGTCTACACCAGAAGAGCTGGAATTGCGCGATTTCTACAAGCGCTTGCTAAATTTTACAATTTCCAGTGAAGCCTTGATGGGGGAATATGAAGAGCTTCATACCTACAATACCCATCATACCGAGCATTATGGTTTGAAGCAGTTTTCTTTTGCGCGTTGGAATGGAAATGAAAAGTTGATTATTGTCTCCAATTTTGATCCTTATTTTGGTACAGAATTCGATTTGAAGTTGCCAGAATCCTTAAGGCAAAAATGGCAATTACAAGGAGGAGATTATATTTTGAAAGATCAACTTTATAATGATTTTCAAACAACTTTGCATGTCACGGATTCTAGTGCTTCGGCAAGAATTCCTTTAAAACCTTTAGAATCTTTTATTCTTAAATTTCAGTAG